One genomic window of Syntrophorhabdaceae bacterium includes the following:
- a CDS encoding HAD family phosphatase, with the protein MIKLFVFDLGNVIVPFEHRQIVVKLLKKVKDKIVPSPQECFSFMFDLEEGFVNPYEEGLISSIEFFSTIRDRYGLEMDFEEFKRIWNPIFAHNPEVNEIIQYLKSKDYPVFLLSNTNELHFAYIIKHFPIVHTLDEWILSFEVGAKKPKKRIFDVIFEKMDVAPQEVFYVDDIGQYVEAAKSYGFQGTVFRDAAGLWESIRRSGI; encoded by the coding sequence ATGATCAAGCTGTTCGTATTTGACCTCGGCAATGTGATCGTACCTTTTGAGCACCGGCAGATCGTGGTGAAACTGCTGAAGAAGGTGAAAGACAAAATCGTGCCTTCCCCTCAGGAGTGCTTCTCTTTCATGTTCGATCTCGAAGAAGGTTTCGTAAACCCTTATGAGGAGGGGCTCATCTCTTCTATTGAATTCTTCTCGACCATCCGGGACCGCTATGGTCTTGAAATGGACTTCGAAGAATTCAAAAGGATCTGGAATCCTATTTTCGCACATAATCCCGAAGTAAATGAGATCATTCAGTATCTTAAGAGCAAGGATTACCCCGTCTTTCTTCTGAGCAATACCAATGAGCTTCATTTTGCCTACATAATCAAACATTTTCCCATTGTCCATACTCTCGACGAATGGATACTCTCCTTTGAAGTAGGTGCAAAAAAACCGAAAAAGAGAATCTTCGACGTCATCTTTGAAAAAATGGACGTGGCTCCCCAGGAGGTCTTCTATGTGGACGATATCGGCCAATATGTGGAGGCGGCAAAAAGCTACGGATTTCAGGGCACGGTCTTCCGGGACGCAGCGGGCCTCTGGGAGAGCATCAGGAGAAGCGGCATTTGA
- the lgt gene encoding prolipoprotein diacylglyceryl transferase, whose product MIAYPKIDPVIFTIGPLSLRWYGLMYVIGFAASYLLVIYQLKKKKLTVNRAVIDDLFFYLILGLILGARLGYVLFYNLSFYIEHPAEALVLWHGGMSFHGGLIGATIAGYIVIRKKGLDFFGIGDLIIPTCPIGIGFGRLGNFINGELFGKPSDLPWAMVFPHGGNVARHPSQLYEAGLEGLLMFLILWIYKDRKKRDGDVLALFLILYGAFRIFCEIFREPDVQLGYIFGILSMGQILSIFMILTGLALKFLYLPAREKSKGMRREPQK is encoded by the coding sequence ATGATCGCATACCCGAAAATAGATCCGGTAATCTTTACCATAGGCCCTCTCTCTTTGAGATGGTACGGCCTTATGTATGTGATCGGCTTTGCAGCGTCGTATCTTCTGGTGATCTATCAGCTCAAAAAAAAGAAGCTCACCGTGAACCGGGCGGTGATAGACGACCTCTTCTTCTATCTCATCCTCGGCCTTATCCTGGGGGCGCGGCTGGGATATGTGCTCTTCTATAACCTGAGCTTTTATATCGAGCACCCCGCGGAGGCGCTTGTCCTGTGGCACGGGGGAATGTCCTTCCACGGCGGCCTCATCGGGGCAACTATCGCGGGATATATCGTGATCAGGAAGAAGGGACTCGACTTCTTCGGCATCGGGGACCTCATTATCCCGACCTGCCCTATCGGCATCGGATTCGGAAGGTTAGGCAATTTCATCAACGGCGAGCTCTTCGGAAAGCCCTCCGACCTTCCCTGGGCGATGGTATTCCCCCATGGCGGCAATGTGGCGAGACATCCGTCCCAGCTTTACGAGGCGGGCCTCGAGGGGCTTCTCATGTTCCTTATACTTTGGATATACAAGGACAGAAAGAAAAGAGACGGGGACGTGCTCGCCCTGTTCCTCATCCTTTACGGCGCCTTCAGGATATTCTGCGAGATCTTCAGAGAGCCTGACGTACAGCTGGGCTACATTTTCGGCATCCTCTCCATGGGCCAAATCCTGAGCATCTTCATGATCCTCACGGGCCTGGCCCTAAAATTCCTCTACCTGCCCGCCAGGGAGAAAAGCAAAGGCATGCGACGGGAGCCCCAGAAATAA
- a CDS encoding carbonic anhydrase, with translation MSKGSNAEKALRQLADGNGRYVSSKLTHPHQGAERRLEVSKGQAPFAVIVGCSDSRIPPEIVFDQGLGDLFVIRVAGNVLDDLGMGSIEYAVEHLGVSLVLVLGHGKCGAVGATVQGGEAHGHIAHIVKAIEPALDKARGLEGDLTDNTIRANVGLVVEQIRSSRPILAKKADEGNLKVAGAYYDIASGVVEYI, from the coding sequence ATGTCAAAGGGCTCGAATGCTGAAAAGGCTTTGCGGCAGCTCGCGGACGGCAACGGGAGGTATGTCTCCTCGAAGCTCACCCATCCTCACCAGGGGGCCGAGCGGCGTCTCGAGGTATCGAAAGGGCAGGCGCCTTTCGCCGTGATCGTGGGCTGCTCCGACTCGCGTATTCCGCCGGAGATTGTCTTCGACCAGGGGCTTGGAGACCTCTTTGTGATCCGCGTAGCGGGAAATGTTCTTGACGATCTGGGCATGGGAAGTATCGAATATGCGGTCGAGCACCTGGGCGTCTCCCTCGTTCTCGTGTTGGGCCACGGGAAATGCGGCGCCGTAGGCGCCACCGTGCAGGGCGGGGAAGCCCATGGACATATCGCCCATATCGTGAAGGCCATCGAACCTGCCCTCGACAAGGCCCGGGGGCTCGAGGGCGATCTTACGGACAATACCATCCGCGCGAATGTGGGTCTGGTAGTCGAGCAGATCAGGTCCTCCCGACCCATTCTCGCCAAAAAGGCCGATGAAGGAAACCTGAAGGTCGCAGGCGCTTATTATGATATTGCGAGCGGGGTGGTGGAATACATTTGA
- the surE gene encoding 5'/3'-nucleotidase SurE, translating to MLILLSNDDGVHSHGLLVLKDVLGKNHDVYVVAPDKERTCVAHAITLHKPLRIRQIEEKVFCTSGTPADCVYLGTKAILPATPDFIISGMNSGPNMGQDVNYSGTVAAAMEGAFLGIPSIAVSICARRGFLFSDAAEVTGEILGIIGNLPRNRSVFLNINIPNLPRQSIPGFMVTRLGKRIYNDNVTERIDPRGGKYYWIGGDGDKYEPIEGTDFTAVEKGYVSITPLSLDNTSESSIEMYQKTFRRSL from the coding sequence ATGTTAATCCTTTTATCGAATGATGACGGAGTCCATTCCCACGGACTTCTCGTTCTCAAGGATGTGCTCGGGAAGAACCATGACGTGTACGTGGTGGCGCCCGACAAGGAGCGGACGTGCGTGGCCCATGCCATTACCCTCCATAAGCCGCTGCGGATACGGCAGATAGAGGAGAAGGTATTCTGCACGAGCGGGACCCCGGCCGACTGCGTCTATCTGGGCACAAAGGCCATTCTCCCGGCAACACCCGATTTCATTATCTCCGGCATGAACAGCGGACCCAACATGGGACAGGACGTAAACTATTCGGGCACGGTCGCGGCGGCAATGGAAGGCGCGTTTCTCGGAATCCCCTCGATCGCGGTATCTATCTGCGCCCGAAGGGGTTTCCTTTTCAGCGACGCCGCAGAGGTGACCGGAGAGATCCTGGGGATAATCGGAAACCTGCCCCGGAATAGATCGGTCTTCCTCAACATCAACATACCGAACCTCCCCCGTCAATCGATCCCGGGTTTTATGGTGACAAGGCTTGGAAAAAGGATATATAATGATAATGTAACTGAAAGAATTGATCCCAGAGGAGGGAAATACTATTGGATCGGCGGAGACGGCGACAAGTACGAGCCGATCGAAGGAACCGACTTTACTGCCGTGGAAAAAGGATATGTCTCCATTACCCCTCTGAGTCTCGATAATACGAGCGAAAGCTCTATTGAGATGTATCAAAAAACTTTCAGGAGGAGCTTATGA
- the fbp gene encoding fructose-1,6-bisphosphate aldolase/phosphatase yields MKTTLSVIKADIGSIGGHIKPSERLLKRVSEYIGDEGKELAYDFFVCHTGDDVAILFSHGHGVGNEGIHKLAWDAFIAGTEIAKEQGLYGAGQDLLKDSFSGNVRGMGPAVAEMEFEERPNEPFVFFAADKTDPGAYNLPLYLAFADPMYNSGLMLSPNMAKGFKFVIMDVGYTEGDRVIELHAPEELYDIAALLRDNERFVVESIYSRETGEIAASVSTTRLHNIAGKYTGKDDPVMLVRVQGPFPATGEALAPFNIGHYVAGFMRGSHTGPLMPVRMNSAVSYFDGPPVVSAQAFCVHKGKLTEPADAFDHPYWDYIRNMVSRKSTELRQQGFSGSAMLPYSELEYGGIVKKMERLEPRFKVRG; encoded by the coding sequence ATGAAGACCACATTATCCGTCATCAAGGCTGATATTGGGAGCATCGGCGGTCATATCAAGCCGAGCGAAAGGCTGCTCAAAAGGGTATCTGAGTACATCGGAGACGAAGGCAAGGAACTCGCATATGATTTTTTCGTGTGCCACACCGGAGACGATGTGGCGATACTTTTTTCTCATGGCCACGGAGTAGGCAACGAAGGTATCCACAAACTCGCCTGGGACGCGTTTATCGCCGGCACGGAGATCGCGAAGGAGCAGGGCCTTTACGGCGCCGGTCAGGACCTCCTCAAGGATTCCTTTTCCGGAAATGTGAGGGGCATGGGACCCGCAGTGGCGGAGATGGAGTTCGAAGAGAGGCCGAACGAGCCCTTCGTCTTCTTCGCGGCCGACAAGACCGACCCGGGGGCGTATAACCTCCCCCTGTACCTGGCCTTCGCCGATCCCATGTACAATTCGGGCCTCATGCTCTCACCCAATATGGCGAAGGGTTTCAAATTCGTGATCATGGACGTGGGCTATACGGAAGGGGACAGGGTGATAGAGCTGCACGCGCCTGAAGAGCTCTACGACATTGCGGCATTGCTTCGGGACAACGAGCGGTTCGTGGTGGAATCGATCTATTCAAGGGAAACGGGTGAGATCGCCGCGTCGGTAAGCACCACGAGGCTTCACAATATCGCGGGTAAATATACGGGCAAAGACGATCCCGTCATGCTGGTGCGGGTCCAGGGACCCTTCCCCGCCACGGGCGAGGCACTCGCCCCCTTTAATATCGGCCATTATGTAGCGGGTTTTATGAGGGGCAGCCATACAGGACCATTGATGCCGGTCAGGATGAATTCCGCTGTCTCCTATTTTGACGGACCCCCTGTGGTGTCCGCCCAGGCTTTTTGCGTGCACAAGGGGAAGCTGACGGAACCGGCGGATGCCTTTGACCATCCCTATTGGGATTATATAAGGAATATGGTTTCTCGTAAATCGACCGAGCTGAGGCAGCAGGGTTTCTCCGGTTCGGCCATGCTCCCCTATTCGGAGCTCGAGTACGGGGGAATCGTAAAGAAGATGGAAAGGCTGGAGCCCCGGTTCAAGGTAAGGGGCTGA
- the miaB gene encoding tRNA (N6-isopentenyl adenosine(37)-C2)-methylthiotransferase MiaB, whose translation MRFYIESFGCQMNDHDMEKMAALLGEEGYEQATGLHDADVVIVNTCAVREKAEQKFYSFMGRLRLVKKRRKLLLGVTGCIAQLEKEGITERLPFIDFSLGPSSIHKVAEAIDEARKKRPFFEFSDNGCAAPLFIRPARAKEELKSYITIMKGCNNFCSYCVVPYVRGRETSRPSADIVEEAKVLAGQGVKEITLLGQNVNSYNRGSTDLSFPSLLRSINRVDGLERIRFITSHPKDLSHELIDSFGKLEKLCEHIHLPFQSGSDKILGLMNRGYTVSDYMDKVRRIREQCPGISLTADCIVGFPGEDDEAFASTMDMVKEIGFDGIFSFVYSPRKFTAASALPDVVPRQTALERLTALQSLQKAITVAANRSMEGSSVEVLVEDMSKNSDEELMGRTRTNKIVNFRGGREMIGTLVTVNVVKGYANSLKGEKVEIEGGAG comes from the coding sequence ATGCGATTTTACATTGAGTCCTTCGGTTGCCAGATGAACGACCACGATATGGAAAAAATGGCCGCCCTTCTGGGGGAAGAAGGCTATGAACAGGCTACGGGACTCCACGATGCGGACGTGGTGATCGTGAACACCTGTGCGGTACGCGAAAAAGCGGAACAGAAGTTTTACAGCTTCATGGGCAGATTGCGGCTGGTGAAGAAGAGACGGAAACTTCTTCTCGGCGTCACGGGATGCATCGCCCAGCTTGAAAAAGAGGGCATCACGGAGCGCCTGCCCTTCATCGACTTTTCCCTCGGCCCCTCGAGTATCCATAAGGTGGCCGAAGCCATTGATGAGGCCCGGAAGAAAAGGCCCTTTTTCGAATTCTCCGACAACGGATGCGCTGCTCCCCTTTTTATACGGCCTGCCCGCGCAAAAGAGGAGTTAAAGTCATATATTACCATCATGAAAGGGTGCAATAATTTCTGCAGCTATTGCGTGGTCCCCTACGTACGGGGCCGGGAGACAAGCAGGCCGAGCGCGGATATCGTCGAAGAGGCGAAGGTGCTCGCCGGGCAGGGCGTCAAGGAGATCACCCTTCTCGGCCAAAACGTAAATTCATACAACAGAGGCTCGACAGATCTCTCCTTTCCCTCTCTTCTGCGATCGATCAACAGGGTCGACGGCCTCGAAAGGATCAGGTTTATCACGTCCCATCCGAAAGACCTCTCTCACGAGCTTATCGACTCTTTTGGAAAGCTGGAAAAACTCTGCGAGCATATCCATCTCCCTTTCCAGTCAGGCTCCGACAAAATATTGGGCCTCATGAACCGCGGCTACACGGTATCCGATTATATGGATAAGGTGAGGCGCATCAGGGAGCAATGTCCGGGTATATCCCTCACCGCCGATTGCATCGTCGGTTTTCCGGGAGAAGATGACGAGGCTTTCGCGTCCACCATGGATATGGTGAAGGAGATCGGATTTGACGGGATATTTTCCTTCGTCTATTCGCCGCGAAAATTTACCGCCGCGTCGGCTCTCCCTGATGTAGTGCCGAGACAGACCGCCCTCGAAAGGCTCACGGCCTTGCAAAGTCTGCAAAAGGCGATTACCGTTGCCGCGAACCGGAGCATGGAAGGCAGCTCCGTCGAAGTATTGGTGGAGGATATGAGCAAGAACTCCGACGAAGAGCTGATGGGGAGAACGAGAACAAATAAGATAGTCAATTTCAGAGGCGGCAGGGAAATGATCGGAACCCTTGTCACGGTGAATGTCGTAAAGGGCTATGCAAATTCCCTGAAAGGCGAAAAAGTAGAAATTGAAGGAGGTGCCGGATGA
- a CDS encoding bifunctional nuclease family protein, with amino-acid sequence MMKEMRVAGITVDPFTNTPIVILKDLDDNEALPIWIGLLEASSIATAIEHIQTPRPMTHDLLKNLLDKLKAEVVKIEVNDLKENTFYAVLHVKAEGEKFTMDSRPSDAIAIALRTGAPIFVEESVIKRAAKVEFTQKGDKVVTDTTEWEDLLEGLSQDDFGKYKM; translated from the coding sequence ATGATGAAGGAGATGAGAGTTGCGGGTATTACCGTGGATCCTTTCACCAATACACCCATCGTGATCCTCAAGGATCTCGATGACAACGAAGCCCTGCCTATTTGGATAGGCCTTCTTGAAGCGTCGAGCATCGCGACCGCCATCGAGCACATTCAGACCCCGCGGCCCATGACCCACGACCTTCTCAAGAATCTTCTCGACAAATTGAAGGCGGAGGTAGTCAAGATAGAGGTGAACGACCTGAAGGAGAATACCTTTTACGCGGTGCTCCATGTCAAGGCTGAGGGAGAAAAATTCACAATGGACTCCCGGCCGAGTGACGCCATCGCAATCGCCCTGAGGACGGGGGCGCCGATCTTTGTCGAAGAGAGCGTAATAAAGAGGGCGGCTAAAGTGGAGTTTACCCAAAAAGGCGACAAGGTGGTGACGGATACGACGGAATGGGAGGATCTCCTCGAAGGGCTCTCCCAGGATGATTTCGGCAAATATAAGATGTAG
- a CDS encoding histidinol phosphate phosphatase domain-containing protein — MIDLHTHSLLSDGELLPSELIRRAKVKGYRMIGISDHVDISNIEKVVASVLKLTEKIEGYDDITVLPGVEITHVPRKLVKETIAFARRLGIFYVVVHGETIAEPVEEGTNREAIEGGADILAHPGIISEEEVALARQQNVLLEISGRKGHSLSNGHVAKLAKKIGARLIFNTDTHSPSDLVSEEQARRVVMGAGLSADDFYDMQANAVELVKRAIGKKA; from the coding sequence ATGATAGACCTCCATACCCACTCACTGCTGAGCGACGGCGAGCTTCTGCCTTCGGAACTTATAAGGAGGGCGAAGGTCAAGGGATATCGGATGATCGGCATCTCCGATCACGTGGACATCTCGAATATCGAGAAGGTCGTGGCCTCGGTCCTGAAATTGACCGAGAAAATAGAAGGATATGACGACATCACTGTCCTGCCCGGGGTCGAGATTACCCACGTGCCGAGAAAACTGGTAAAAGAGACTATAGCTTTTGCGAGGAGACTTGGTATATTCTACGTAGTAGTCCACGGGGAGACCATCGCGGAGCCGGTGGAGGAAGGAACGAACCGGGAGGCCATCGAAGGCGGCGCGGACATACTTGCCCATCCGGGGATCATCTCCGAAGAAGAGGTGGCCCTCGCGAGGCAGCAGAACGTCCTTCTCGAAATAAGCGGGAGGAAAGGCCATTCCCTTTCGAACGGTCACGTGGCCAAGCTCGCGAAAAAGATAGGGGCAAGGCTTATTTTCAATACCGATACCCATAGCCCGTCCGATCTGGTAAGCGAGGAACAGGCACGGAGGGTCGTGATGGGCGCGGGGCTTTCAGCGGATGATTTTTACGACATGCAGGCGAATGCAGTCGAACTGGTAAAAAGGGCGATCGGGAAAAAGGCATGA
- the hisC gene encoding histidinol-phosphate transaminase, which translates to MTLTVDERIKQIPHYPGAMMYGIEEGWTRLASNENPLPPSEAVLSHIMDALFDLNRYPGGEGELKSALGGLYGLAPDHFVLGDGSDELIEMVLRAMKHGEKNGVIVSEPSFPFYAIAAAIYDYEVKKVPVVDMRVDLASIRQAVDRNTRVIFLNNPLNPTGTVFDDESCRAFLRDLPPEVLVVLDEAYAEFSESPQFPRAFSYVDDHPVLVLRTFSKAYALAGLRIGYGVGEASLISYLERTRQPFSVNVLALIGAHAALIDTGYLQKVLANNRKGKDFLYSSLKSLSLEYVPTEANFILFRFGNQAEAAVKRLFEEKILVRWMGAYKLPDYIRVSVGRPDENIRFIEALSRVRDTLR; encoded by the coding sequence ATGACTCTTACTGTTGATGAACGGATAAAACAAATCCCCCATTATCCGGGGGCTATGATGTACGGGATTGAAGAAGGATGGACCAGACTCGCATCGAACGAGAACCCGCTGCCTCCTTCGGAGGCGGTGCTTTCTCACATTATGGATGCCCTCTTCGACCTCAACCGTTACCCCGGGGGCGAGGGTGAGTTAAAAAGCGCCCTGGGGGGACTCTACGGACTCGCTCCCGATCATTTCGTGCTGGGCGACGGCTCGGATGAGCTGATCGAGATGGTGTTGAGGGCCATGAAACATGGGGAGAAAAACGGGGTGATCGTATCGGAGCCCTCCTTTCCCTTCTATGCCATTGCCGCAGCCATATATGACTACGAAGTCAAGAAGGTGCCTGTCGTGGATATGAGAGTAGATCTTGCCTCTATCCGGCAGGCGGTTGACCGGAATACGCGGGTCATATTTCTCAACAATCCCCTGAACCCCACGGGCACCGTCTTCGACGACGAGTCGTGTCGTGCCTTTCTTCGCGACCTGCCGCCCGAAGTGCTGGTGGTCCTTGACGAGGCATATGCGGAGTTTTCGGAGAGCCCCCAATTCCCCCGGGCCTTCTCCTACGTAGATGATCACCCCGTCCTCGTGCTCAGGACCTTCTCGAAGGCCTATGCCCTCGCCGGTCTGCGGATCGGCTACGGCGTGGGAGAAGCATCACTCATCTCCTACCTGGAACGGACCAGGCAGCCCTTCAGCGTGAATGTGCTCGCCCTCATCGGCGCCCACGCGGCCCTGATCGATACAGGGTACCTTCAAAAAGTCCTGGCGAACAACCGAAAGGGAAAAGACTTTCTCTATTCTTCCTTAAAAAGCCTTTCTCTCGAATATGTACCCACGGAGGCAAACTTTATTCTCTTCAGGTTCGGCAATCAGGCGGAGGCCGCCGTAAAGAGACTTTTTGAAGAGAAGATCCTCGTCCGTTGGATGGGTGCGTACAAACTTCCCGATTATATAAGGGTTTCCGTAGGCAGACCCGACGAGAACATACGGTTCATCGAAGCGTTGAGCCGGGTGAGGGATACACTCAGGTAG
- the ispH gene encoding 4-hydroxy-3-methylbut-2-enyl diphosphate reductase yields the protein MKNDLIITIDGPSGAGKSTVARMLARALGYTYIDTGAMYRGVALAYVKAGKPRDMARFIGEVSLEFEFVNGTKVTLERKDITPEIRTPEISLLASKLSQNKEVREYLWGIQREMGKRGGIVLEGRDTGSVVFPDAHIKFFLDAKPEERAKRRHMELSAKGPAPDFAVVLAEMVERDRSDSERDLAPLIVPEGAVRIDTTGIDARGVVDLMVRRVVSGDDKPMEIIKTAHAGFCFGVKRAINMVLREREKTGEPIYTIGPIIHNPQMVRMLQEKGISPVDDVTRIKDGIVVFRTHGIKKEEKAYIREKNLRVIDATCPFVKRVRNHALGLEKEGYTVVIVGDEKHPEVKSVLSYLRNGGIVLQKSAPVRAKKIGVVSQTTLDTDTFTGVARGLMEGAQEIRIYNTICESTQVRQKEAAALSSTVDVMLIVGGKNSSNTTKLYTIVKKIQPGSYHIETEEDLRPEWFTGAKRVGITGGASTPDLIIDLVERRVNSFRGSSNGRDC from the coding sequence ATGAAGAACGATCTTATCATTACCATAGACGGACCGAGCGGTGCGGGAAAGAGCACGGTGGCCAGGATGCTTGCAAGGGCGCTGGGCTACACCTATATCGATACGGGAGCGATGTACCGGGGAGTGGCGCTCGCCTATGTGAAAGCCGGCAAGCCCAGGGATATGGCTCGATTTATCGGAGAAGTCTCTTTGGAATTTGAGTTTGTCAACGGAACAAAGGTAACCCTGGAGAGAAAGGACATCACCCCTGAAATCAGGACTCCCGAGATATCCCTGCTCGCTTCGAAGCTCTCTCAAAATAAAGAAGTGAGAGAATATCTATGGGGCATCCAGCGGGAGATGGGGAAGAGAGGCGGGATCGTCCTCGAGGGGCGGGACACGGGAAGCGTGGTTTTCCCCGATGCCCATATTAAATTTTTCCTGGACGCAAAGCCGGAGGAACGGGCGAAACGCAGACACATGGAGCTTTCCGCAAAAGGACCGGCACCGGACTTTGCGGTTGTCCTGGCGGAAATGGTCGAGAGAGACCGAAGCGACTCCGAGCGCGATCTTGCCCCTCTTATAGTACCTGAAGGTGCGGTAAGAATCGACACTACGGGTATAGATGCCCGGGGGGTGGTCGATCTCATGGTCCGCCGCGTGGTTTCCGGAGACGACAAGCCTATGGAGATCATAAAAACCGCCCACGCAGGGTTCTGCTTCGGGGTAAAACGGGCAATCAACATGGTGCTTCGGGAGCGCGAAAAGACCGGGGAGCCCATCTATACCATAGGTCCCATCATTCATAACCCCCAGATGGTAAGGATGCTCCAGGAAAAAGGCATCTCTCCGGTGGACGACGTGACCCGGATAAAGGACGGCATAGTCGTCTTCCGCACCCACGGGATAAAGAAGGAAGAGAAGGCATATATCAGGGAGAAAAACCTGAGGGTCATAGACGCTACGTGCCCCTTTGTGAAGCGGGTGCGCAACCACGCTCTCGGTCTCGAGAAAGAGGGCTATACTGTCGTAATCGTTGGGGATGAAAAGCATCCGGAAGTGAAAAGTGTATTGAGTTATTTACGTAATGGTGGTATTGTATTGCAAAAATCGGCACCTGTTCGCGCAAAAAAGATCGGGGTCGTGAGCCAAACCACCCTTGACACCGATACTTTTACCGGCGTGGCGAGGGGACTCATGGAAGGGGCCCAGGAAATAAGAATTTACAACACGATCTGCGAGAGCACACAGGTCAGGCAAAAGGAGGCCGCGGCGCTCTCCTCCACGGTCGATGTGATGCTGATCGTGGGCGGCAAGAACAGTTCAAACACGACAAAACTTTATACCATAGTAAAGAAGATACAGCCCGGTTCTTACCACATCGAAACCGAAGAAGACCTGAGGCCCGAGTGGTTTACCGGCGCGAAGAGAGTAGGGATAACGGGGGGAGCATCAACCCCCGATCTTATTATAGATTTGGTGGAGAGGCGCGTAAATTCATTTAGGGGGTCGTCAAATGGTAGAGACTGTTGA